In Labrus bergylta chromosome 11, fLabBer1.1, whole genome shotgun sequence, one genomic interval encodes:
- the LOC109984763 gene encoding olfactory receptor 4D1-like, with protein MSTNASSVVLLKLETLGLTNASMYPAFLLSTLTYLCIMFCNMLVLVTIVWSKKLQKPMFILLFNLPISDMVGATAFFPHLIISMLTQNRLISYPACVAQTFVLHVYGTGNLLILSAMAYDRYIAICCPLRYNAVMSTQNLIKIIVLIWVINFSLMITLILMAVRFKICRTHIVDLYCNNPSFLKLVCEDTSTNNYYGLFTIVVLQGGPLLIILYTYAQILRTCVMNNQSDARRKAIQTCGSHLVVCLILEINTFVTLISHRIESVSPFFRRALGVSVLIFPPFLDPIIYGLKTSELRQSIKMLLKRNVGVSKL; from the coding sequence ATGTCCACAAATGCATCTTCAGTAGTTTTACTCAAACTGGAAACCCTGGGTTTAACCAATGCATCGATGTACCCAGCTTTCCTGCTCAGCACTTTAACATATCTGTGTATTATGTTCTGTAACATGTTGGTATTAGTGACTATCGTTTGGAGTAAAAAGCTTCAGAAGCCCATGTTTATCCTGCTGTTCAACCTGCCCATCAGTGACATGGTGGGGGCTACGGCTTTTTTCCCTCACCTCATTATCAGCATGTTGACGCAGAACAGACTGATTTCATACCCTGCATGTGTAGCTCAGACTTTTGTCCTTCATGTTTATGGAACAGGAAACCTATTGATCCTGAGTGCCATGGCGTATGACAGATATATCGCTATATGTTGTCCTTTGAGGTATAATGCCGTCATGAGTACACAAAACTTGATAAAAATTATTGTCTTAATATGGGTCATTAACTTTTCTCTAATGATCACTTTGATTTTGATGGCTGTACGGTTTAAAATCTGTAGGACTCATATAGTAGATCTGTATTGTAATAATCCATCTTTTTTGAAATTGGTCTGTGAGGACACCAGCACGAACAACTACTATGGATTATTTACTATAGTGGTGCTCCAGGGCGGACCGCTGTTAATCATATTGTACACTTATGCACAGATTCTGCGTACATGTGTAATGAACAATCAGTCTGACGCCAGGAGAAAAGCCATTCAGACTTGTGGCTCACATTTAGTCGTTTGTTTAATCCTAGAAATCAATACTTTTGTCACACTCATTTCTCACCGCATTGAGAGCGTGTCGCCCTTTTTTAGAAGGGCCCTCGGTGTGTCTGTTTTAATTTTCCCCCCGTTTTTGGACCCGATTATTTATGGACTGAAAACCTCAGAACTCAGGCAGAGCATTAAAATGTTACTAAAGAGAAATGTAGGGGTGTCAAAGTTGTGA
- the LOC109984762 gene encoding olfactory receptor 52B2-like, with product MENESLDFSAELTLDPFVIPLGGKYPIFFFGIAIYLFVVFCNLTLLTLIIVKRNLHKPMYFILFSLPLNDLIGITAMLPKVLSDIVTETNKVYYPLCVLQAFLLHMYGGGILFILAAMSFDRYAAICMPLRYSSIMTPRVVICIMSLVWGLDFVLIVSLFSLQTRLPRCKSVIMNVFCDNPSLLKLTCGNTTVNNIIGLFNTAVMQAVSVSVQAFSYVKILITCVVSQRSETKSKAINTCVAQLVIIIIFQIVGTFTILSHRFKNVSADLQKIMGMLIFLVPPLLNPLVYGLYTREIRNTFLTILKKSRVSV from the coding sequence atGGAAAATGAATCTCTTGATTTCAGTGCTGAATTAACTCTGGATCCTTTTGTTATCCCACTTGGAGGGAAGTATCCCATCTTTTTTTTCGGCATTGCAATTTATCTTTTTGTGGTTTTTTGCAACCTGACCTTGTTGACTCTGATCATTGTGAAGAGGAACCTTCACAAGCCCATGTATTTCATCCTGTTCAGTCTCCCCCTCAATGATCTGATAGGAATAACTGCAATGCTACCAAAGGTCCTGTCAGACATTGTAACAGAGACAAACAAGGTGTACTATCCTCTCTGTGTCTTACAGGCGTTTCTGCTGCACATGTACGGTGGAGGAATTCTGTTCATTCTTGCAGCCATGTCATTTGACCGCTATGCTGCCATCTGCATGCCGTTACGCTACAGCTCCATCATGACCCCCAGAGTTGTCATCTGTATCATGTCTCTCGTTTGGGGTCTTGATTTTGTCCTGATCGTTtcattgttttctctgcagacaagACTTCCCAGGTGCAAATCTGTCATTATGAATGTGTTCTGTGATAACCCCTCTCTGCTGAAGCTCACATGTGGAAATACGACCGTCAATAACATCATAGGATTGTTTAACACAGCTGTCATGCAGGCTGTTAGTGTGTCTGTGCAGGCGTTTTCCTACGTGAAGATTCTGATCACATGTGTGGTTTCACAGAGGTCTGAAACAAAGAGCAAAGCTATCAACACGTGTGTGGCTCAGCTGGTCATAATCATCATATTTCAGATTGTGGGAACTTTTACTATTTTATCTCACAGGTTCAAAAATGTCTCAGCTGACCTGCAAAAGATAATGGGCATGCTGATTTTTCTTGTTCCTCCTCTTCTGAATCCGCTTGTATACGGGTTGTACACAAGAGAAATACGAAACACTTTCCTGACTATCTTAAAAAAGAGTAGAGTATCCGTGTGA
- the LOC109984785 gene encoding olfactory receptor 13H1-like has protein sequence MKSNMTVEGEILEIQGFDIAPEFTHPLFFLLLFVYFTLLFSNIGVLTLIITEKSLHQPMYMLFCNLSVNDLIGNTVLLPQLMAHIISTERFVTFRQCAVQAFCSHTFGSASHMILVIMAIDRYVAICHPLRYRSIMTTKAVIGLSATAWGVSLLLVSVLIGLTVRLSRCRSLIQNAYCDNASLFKLSCDDVSINNIYGLFFTVLLFSCSLGGIAITYFRIALICWIKKNKELNNRAMQTCASHLVLYLIMLWSGFLTIILHRFPDYPDLRKIAYILFHVVPANLNPIIYGMHTRSLRDKIIQIMQRKVTTT, from the coding sequence ATGAAAAGCAACATGACAGTTGAAGGTGAAATCCTTGAGATCCAAGGCTTTGACATAGCACCAGAGTTCACGcatcctctctttttcttactgctgtttgtttacttcACCCTGCTTTTTTCCAACATTGGAGTCCTTACGCTTATCATCACTGAGAAGAGTTTGCACCAGCCAATGTACATGCTTTTCTGCAACCTGTCTGTCAATGATCTGATCGGTAACACAGTCCTGCTGCCTCAGCTGATGGCTCACATCATTTCAACAGAACGCTTTGTCACCTTCAGACAGTGTGCGGTTCAAGCATTTTGCAGCCATACGTTTGGATCTGCTTCACATATGATCCTCGTCATTATGGCAATAGACAGATATGTTGCAATATGTCACCCTTTAAGGTACAGATCAATTATGACCACCAAAGCCGTGATCGGGCTGTCTGCTACAGCATGGGGGGTGTCTCTACTGCTCGTTTCTGTTTTGATTGGTCTCACAGTGAGGCTGTCTCGCTGTAGATCACTCATTCAAAATGCTTACTGTGACAATGCTTCTCTGTTCAAACTTTCCTGTGACGATGTATCAATCAACAACATCTATGGACTCTTTTTCACCGTGCTGCTGTTCAGCTGCTCACTGGGAGGCATAGCTATCACCTACTTTCGGATAGCTCTCATCTGCTggattaagaaaaacaaagagttgAACAACAGAGCGATGCAGACGTGTGCCAGCCACTTGGTTCTTTATCTTATAATGCTGTGGTCAGGCTTTTTAACCATCATATTACATCGTTTCCCAGATTACCCAGATCTAAGGAAGATtgcatatattttatttcatgtggtCCCGGCAAACTTAAACCCAATCATTTATGGGATGCATACGAGGTCGTTAAGAGataaaatcattcaaataatgCAGAGAAAAGTGACTACAACGTAA